From a region of the Corythoichthys intestinalis isolate RoL2023-P3 chromosome 7, ASM3026506v1, whole genome shotgun sequence genome:
- the LOC130918440 gene encoding retinoic acid-induced protein 2-like, producing the protein MEASGELSRSDVTGEAEIPEKEEPGVIPTASEASCVMGLNKGSLAETPGSAAGGDAGAPAGGMALKMATTVLHPVCLGENPLMLPIHLQMAAATGPQLSPIGAAPYLLTGPNQVSLPLVLDPSVIPQNNILCPNPLTFVEQKSATVPPQDANLLSLLQNPAFAAILQDLFPPQTGPVPCQPPGSPFFPSPYSSPLAPLVPPATLLVPYPVVIPLPVPLPIPLPIPVPLTEDSKSNLPKAVCTETKSTQTPRDLDSVPQSTSPQILDLSMRGSCTVEPKQEYLGPQQQDSVLDLSVPAARKQRAPLLGSARSLERSASLDSNILGSLASLEFSRQHKWMVDGGAGGSAALGPVAPNLEIVSTSQTAKVIVSVKDAIPAILCGKIKGLSGVSTKNFSIKHDGTQGTPSQLFGVPQPLPPPPQHGPDASLKKVPGKNRAIKLKKVSSQEIHFLPIKKQRLAALFPRK; encoded by the coding sequence ATGGAAGCATCCGGTGAATTGTCGCGCTCCGACGTGACAGGAGAAGCAGAAATCCCTGAAAAAGAGGAGCCCGGCGTCATTCCAACTGCTTCCGAGGCATCCTGCGTCATGGGATTAAATAAGGGAAGCCTGGCGGAAACACCTGGGTCAGCGGCGGGCGGCGACGCCGGTGCCCCAGCGGGCGGCATGGCCCTCAAGATGGCCACGACTGTCCTGCACCCTGTTTGTTTGGGGGAGAACCCGCTGATGCTACCCATTCACCTTCAGATGGCAGCAGCCACCGGGCCCCAACTGAGTCCGATAGGGGCAGCGCCCTACTTACTAACGGGCCCCAACCAGGTTTCCCTCCCACTGGTCTTGGACCCATCTGTGATCCCACAGAACAACATCCTGTGTCCCAATCCTTTGACCTTCGTGGAGCAAAAGTCCGCAACGGTACCCCCACAGGACGCCAACCTTTTGTCTCTCCTTCAGAATCCCGCCTTCGCCGCCATACTGCAGGACCTTTTCCCACCACAAACCGGTCCCGTCCCTTGCCAACCACCGGGCTCCCCCTTCTTCCCGTCCCCCTACTCGTCCCCTCTTGCTCCGCTGGTCCCGCCCGCGACTCTTCTAGTCCCGTACCCAGTCGTCATCCCGCTGCCGGTCCCTTTGCCGATCCCGCTACCTATCCCCGTCCCCCTGACGGAGGACTCCAAAAGCAACCTACCGAAAGCGGTCTGCACCGAAACCAAAAGCACTCAGACTCCCCGAGACCTGGATTCGGTCCCGCAAAGCACGTCCCCTCAAATTCTCGACCTTTCCATGCGAGGATCATGCACCGTGGAACCGAAACAGGAGTACCTCGGTCCGCAGCAGCAGGACAGTGTGTTGGACTTGTCGGTGCCCGCCGCCCGGAAACAACGCGCCCCCTTACTTGGGTCTGCTCGGTCACTAGAACGCAGCGCCAGTCTAGACTCTAATATCCTGGGAAGTCTGGCGTCTCTGGAGTTCAGCCGGCAGCACAAGTGGATGGTGGACGGCGGCGCTGGCGGATCTGCCGCCCTAGGGCCGGTAGCGCCCAACCTGGAGATCGTCAGCACCTCGCAGACGGCCAAAGTCATCGTTTCGGTCAAGGACGCCATCCCGGCCATCCTATGCGGGAAGATCAAGGGGCTCTCAGGGGTTTCCACTAAGAACTTCTCCATTAAACATGACGGAACACAGGGGACGCCGTCTCAGCTCTTCGGGGTGCCACAGCCACTGCCTCCGCCCCCTCAGCACGGTCCCGACGCATCCCTAAAGAAGGTCCCCGGTAAAAACCGAGCAATCAAGCTGAAGAAAGTCAGCTCACAGGAGATCCACTTCCTGCCAATCAAGAAGCAGAGACTGGCGGCGCTCTTTCCCAGGAAGTAA